DNA sequence from the Nicotiana tomentosiformis chromosome 3, ASM39032v3, whole genome shotgun sequence genome:
ACTGAGTAAAttgagtcagttgtactcatactatacttctgtacttcttgtgcatatttgaCGTTGGTACCAGCGGAGTTCCGACAGGCACTTAGGGGATACCAGTCAGTGATTCGAGGTAGAGCTACACTGCGTTCGTATACCCTAGAGTCACTTTCCTAGTTTTACTGTACTGTTTTCATTCTATTCCAAACagtgttgtatttctttcaaacccTTGTATTTAGCTGGatttagatgctcatacacttgtgacaccagatttcgGGGTTCTTTATGTTATGTTATTGTTAAGTTATTAAATATCCATTGCGTTTCTTTGCGTATAACCCTATTGTACTGGCATGCCTAGCAAacggtgttaggcaccatcatggcCCCATAGttggaatttcggatcgtgacacatGGCTTGAACTTTTTATCCCCAATATGCTTGAAAACATTTAATAAGACGACCAAAATAAATTTCAACGATAGCACGAAACTGAATAAAGATAGAAAGAACTTCAGATTTAAGGCACAGAAAATAAATTCAAGTATATTTACTAAAATGATAAAAAAAGATCACATAATATTCATAACTATCATTAGAAATAACTGGAGCAGGGCCCCAAACATCCGAGCAAACTAAATCAATGGCCCGGAGGCTTGAAATCTAGACTCACTAAATGAAATTTTGTGACTTGTACTAACAGTACATAAACTAGAATTTTTATTTGATGAACAACTAAGGGCACTAGACGACAATATATGACGAAGTGTGGGATATGATGCATGATCGAAACGAGCATGCCAAACTCCTAATGACGCCACATAGGAAGCTGGTGAAGCTGGTTTTTGCACAGGAAGAGAATACAGGCCTCCTTCAGTCGGCCCCTTATGGCGGATGTCTCTCGTTGCTAAGTccttaatcaaaaaataaccagGAAAGAATTCAACTAACACTTTGTTAGATTTAGCAAAGGAGCTAATAGATAATAAATTTTGTGTGGCAGTAGGAACATGTAATATATCATCAAGATCAAATTTTTTATTAGAGACAATAATAAAACTTTTACCAATATGAGAGATAGGTAATTTAGAACCATTACCTAATGTTACTTCTTCAGGACCTTGGTACTCAAAGTGAATACCTAGATTATTAAGATCTATAGTGAGATGATGTATTGTACCAGCATCCATCAACTAAATTTATGTAGAAGGGTTTGGAGAAATAGAAAGGTTTGAAACAGGTCGGCCATATACCATGTTACCATTTTTAGTCCGAGGTGATGGACACACGCGCGTAATATGTCCCTTTCCTTAAAAATTATGACAAATAATTCTAGAGAAATAtgagttatattgtgttgtttttATAGTCTAGTTGGAAGTCTGAAAGTTTCGAGTTGATATTGTCTGTGCATATCCATGGATTGAGGAGCGTCCATGACCACGAACCTCACGGCCTCTACCACGTCCTCGATTAGATGAGATTGAGGTTTGAGTAAACTAAGTTGTAGGCGCaataacattaattattttattatgaaaACTCAATAGgttattttgagtactagccttaattTTTGTGTTCCGACACCTCTCAAAGCTTTATTTGATATTTATTGATTTACATACATGGTCCATGTCTCTTTTCGAAAAGCTCTtatgtgaaattttgaaaaaaataaaatatttaacttAAAATGAGGCTAGAATTGACCACAGTCAATATtattagtaaacgacctcggatcggtattttaacgattccggtaggttcgtatgttatttttgaacttgtacgCACGTTTGGTTAGGTCCAGGGTGACCTGAGCGTATTTCGGTGCATCATGTGAAAGATTGTGAAAATTGAGTTTTAAGTTGAAAtcattgagttttgatgatcgattcttgttatttgatgttatctTGATGATTTGAGATAGCGAGAAAGTTTATAgaatattattacacttgtgtgcatgttctgattagagcccgaggggctcagatGAGGTTTGGAATtatttcaaaaggttttgaattGCTGATGCCTTTTGCTGGTGTTTCAGGtctgcaggtctcgcatttggGATGacctgttcgcaattgcgagtccCGCTTTTGCAAAGTCggactcgcaaatgcgatatctgaGGAGGGACTgttggcttcgcaaatgcgaagatggcATCACAAATGCGACCTGGTGGGCGCCGGATTTGCGATGGGGTGGTCGCAAATGCAACTGGGAGCTAGGTTTGAAAGTCTTCACAATTGTGATGGTTGTCTCGCCTTTGTCAGTAAGGGGCAATCATAAATTTGATCATTATGTCGTGAATGCGTTATCTAAAGGGCTGGGAAGTTTTTTGCTTTTGCGAACAGTGGTTTGCTTTTATGAACATCGCAAttttttcgcaattgcgacatctgcagctgggtaaaagattgAAAAATCGGGACTTAACTCATTTTTTACCCCTAAGCTCTTTAGCggtaatttttgaaaaaatgtttctacccaaattcattggtaagcatctttagctagttttcaatcaatttcaattacttttcatAAATTTCTAACAttaaatctatgaatttcaaggtagaaattaggggttttgggtagaatttaggaattttgtaaaattgagatttagatctcaaattgaggtcatatttcaaaataaatcacatatccgagctcgggggtgaatgagtaattgagatttggtctgaatctcgaatTTCGGTCAAGCAGTCCCGGGATTGACTTTTATTGagttttttttcaaaaatgataaaaattgattttttttcattcgtgggtagtttctaaagcttattttggattgttttattaacaattggctagattcggttggtttggaggcttgttctaaggGGAAGGCCGTAGTTGATTATTGAATTGATtccggaaagaggtaagtgtcgtgattaacttcgacttgagggaattaggacttgtttggtctatttgctatgtgaattataTGTGGGAATGACGTATATGCAATATGATGAGTATATATATGTTGtctcgggttaaagcatgcaggaAGAATTTGTCTTATTTGTACCATGTTGTTATATTTACTATGCTTTCCATGCCTTTGTTAGATTGTCCATTCTTTAATTACTCGCTATCGTATTTATTGCTTATGTTGAAATTATTATGATGTCAAAAGTTGAGTTTGCTTATTCTAGTGCTTTTGTTGAGGTTGAAATTGCTTCTTACCTTGTTTGATATGTTGGATTATTGTTGTTTCTTGGTGAGGAAGAGCGAAAAGTACGAAGGGTATTGATGTGCCATATTTTGCTCGCATATTGACATCATTGATTGAGCGAATGTGaggattaaagcacgaagggtgatgtcgtgcatatatatttatattatgatcACAttagaatgagagtaaaagtacgaagggtgatgccgtgcacttgCATTTATTTCATATGGTGAGGCTGAGAgaaaaagcatgaagggtgataccgtgtgaGTTAATTATTTCATTGTTTTACTCGATATTTGGTGATATGAAATTTGACTTGGTAATTTCATTGCACGTCTTAGAAATAGGTTACTTCataattctttatttattgttttgtCTATTGTTCCATATACCTGTCCTACTCCGTTATTTCATTTGACTCTTTACTTGTTACTCTTTTATGCATATAAATAATAGTCAGATTTGTTGTGTTTTGCCTTAGCCTcatcgagattaggctcgacacttatggagtacattgggtcagttgtactcatactacacttctgcactttttgtgttgATTCTGGTATTGACCCTAGCGGTGTCTAGCGGAGGCTTACTCGGATCATATCTgttcaggagacttgaggtaaagCTGCACGACATTCGCAGTCTCTGAAAGTCCCGTTCCTTATTTAGTTTATTGTTTaccttatttcaaacagttgtacttTGTTTCACACTGTATTGGTAGTATTCTAgtcgctcatgtacttgtgactctggATTTCTGGGATTAGTATAGGTTGTGTTATTTATGGAGTTATTTTGTGTATTTCAGAGCCTTTAAGTCATTAATTGTTAATATTGTACTTTTTAAttgttaaaaattagttaattctTTAgcaaatgttggcttgcctagcaagtaaatatttggcgccatcacggttgcctagcaagtaaatattttgggtcgtgacaagttggtatcagagcactaggttgcctaggtctcacgagtcatgaccaAGCTTAGTATAGTTTtaaggattggtacagagacgtttgtacttatcttctagaggctataaggctttaggaaatttCACCTTCTTTCTTTCTCTGTCGTGCGACTTTATTTTATCATTAAGTCTGAATCATTCTGTTCTTATTATCTCACATATTGTGAGGACGCGTACCACATCGGTAATTGATTAGGAGTCGGAGAACCAAGTTGCGTCCACTACTAGGGGTAGAGTCCGGGGTCGAGGCAGAGTTCAACCTAGAGAACGTGCAACAACACCTTTgcagagcctcagatcgagcaggAGGAGGAGATCCCTGTTCCGGATGTGCTAGTTAGACCAACTCAGGTCACATAGGGTTTTATTGCTACCCCCATACTTCAGGATGCCCTAGTCCGCCTGGTCGGTCTTATGGAGAGCATGGCCCAGGCCGACATATTCCttatggcaccagccgtctctcaggatgggggaggatccctgactcccgctactcacactccagagcagatggccCATGGATATCGCACTCTAGCAGTTCTTCCAGTTGGAGTAGTTCAGTCTATTATTGTTACACAGTTCGAGGAGGGAACTGCGATGTCGTCCGAGGGGATGAAGAGGTTGGACAGGTTCACCAAGCTGTTTCCTATTTGTtttggtggtacaccttctgaggacccacatgatttctTGGACCATTGCCATGAGGTATTGCGCAACATGGGGATAGTGGAGTCCAATAGAGTTGACTTTGCAGTGTTTTAGATGCATGgctctgccaagaggtggtgacAGGAGTATGTTCAAGGCAGACCAACAGGTTCACCTCCAgtcacttgggatcagttctcacagctatttttggagaagttcatcacCTTTACTTAGAGAGAGGATTTCCGCAGCCAGTTTGAGTGCCTCTagcagggtagcatgactgttacctAGTATGAGATCAAGTTTGTAGATTTATCCTTCCATGCAATTATTTTGATCCCTAAGGAGAGGGAAAGGGTGAAAAGGTTTATAGAGGGACTTACTTGCATAATCAGGATACAGATGGAAAGAGAGACTGAGGATGATATTTATTTCACCCGAGTTGTGGAGATTTCTTAGCGGATTAAGAGGATTTGTGGTCAGGGTATGGAGCCAGTATTTTATAAAATGCCTCatcattttggtggtttcagtggtgcctcatatgGAGGCAGGGGTTCATTTGGTATAGGCCATCCCACCAGGCCGATTCAGTCAGTGCTAAAAGTATCACACAATGCTTTGGGTggtcgtggttcttatgggtctcatcGTGAGCAATTAGCATACACTGCACCTTCAGCTCCGGTTAGTGCACTTCCGATTCAGAGTTATCGGGGTGGTCATTCAGGTTGACAGGGACAatccagggtcagcagtcatatcAGTTGAAGGCTTTTTATACCTGTGGAGATCCGAGACACATTGCGAGGTTTTGCCCCAGGTCCTAGAGCAGCATGCCACAATAGGGTACTCGTGCGATAGTtctggcaccggttgctccaccgcttGCTCAGCCAGCTTGGGGCAACGATCATACAGCccgaggtggtggtcaggccattagaggtagaggccaaacAATGAGAGGTCGTCCGAGAGGTGGAGGTCAAATTGGTAGGGCTCAATCCCATTGTTATACATTCCGAGCTAGACATGAGGCAGAGTCATCTGATGCAGTTATTACATGTACTAtctcagtctgtcatagagacaaTTCTGTGTTTTTTGACCCGTGTTCTACCTATTATTTTgtgtcctcatattttgcttcgtattttagtatgcctcatgattctcttGATGCTTTTATTTCTGTGTCTACACTGGTTGGAGATTATATAGTAGTTGATGGGGTGTATAGATCTTGTATTCTTACATTTCATGGTTATGATATCGTGGTTGATCTTCTATTTttggatatggtggattttgaggttATTCTTCGTATGTACTAGTTTTTCCCGTATCATGAtatcttggattgtcatgccaagacttcGACTTTAGCTATGTCAGGgtttcctagattggagtggagagggactcttggtcACTCCACTAGCAGGATCACTtcatatgtgaaggctcgacatatggtcgagaagaggTGTTCGACGTATTTGGCTTATACCGATAATTCTAGTGCATAGGTTCCTTCCATCGATTAGGTTCTAGTTATGCGTGAGTTCCTAGAGGTGTTTCTTATGGACTTGCCagtatgccacccgacatagATATCGATATTTGCATTGACTTGGTTCCgagcactcagtccatttctattccactatactgTATGGCTCCAgatgagttgaaagaattgaaggagcagttgcaggatttgcttgttaagggattcattagaccaagtgtcgtgccttggggtgcaccagtgttgtttgtgaagaagaaggacagatcgatgaggatgtgcatagattattggTAGTTGAACAAGATCagtatcaagaacaagtatccgttgccgaggattgatgacttatttgaccagtttcaggtTGCCacagtgttttccaagattgacttgagatctggcTAGCATCAGATGAAGATTTGGGAAtaagatgtccctaagacaacttttcggactcggcaTGGTCACgacgagttcttggtgatgtcatttggcttgactaatgcccgaGCAAcctttatagatttgatgaaccagaTGTTCAAGCCTTGTTTAGATTCCCTtgtgattgtcttcattgatgctACTTTGGTTTACTACCGctgtcaagaggagcatgagaaaCATCTCTGGATCCTAATAAGACTTTGAGGTATCtgtagttatatgccaagttttcaaagtgtgagttctggttggactcggttgctattttgggccatttttgtaCCTTTCGAGGGCagtaaggtggatcctaagaagattgaggcaattcagaattggcctagacctacttcagctacagagattcatagcttcttgggtttggcgagttattatcgccggttcttGGAGGGGTTTTTATCTATCTCATCCCCATTGACCAGGTGGACCAAGAAGGGTactcttttcagatggtccgatgagtgtgaggtgagctttcagaagcttaagactgcattgactacaaccccagtgttggtgttgcctacaggttcgggatcttacactatgtattgtgatgtatTGTATGTTGGGCTtgacgcggtgttgatgcagtaCAGTAGGTTGATTGCCCACGCATCTcgtcagttgaaggttcatgagaagaattaccttgtgcaTAATTTAGagttggaagccattgttcacgcgctgaagatttatAGGCACTACCTAAAGGGTGTCATGTGAGTCTATACCAACCATTGGAATCTCCAACacctgtttaagcagaaggaccTTATTTCGTGGCAACGAAAATGACTAGAtttgctgaaagactatgatatcaccatactctggggaaggccaatgtagtggctgatgcattgagtaggaataCTAAGAGCATGggaagtttggcatatttaccggcagtggagaggccactagttcaggctttggccaatcggttcgtgagattggatgtttcaatCCTAGTCGGGTCTTTGCTTGCATTGTGGCACATTCATCGTTGTTGGAgtgtatcaaggctcgccagtttgatgatcctcacttgttggtattGAAAGACACGGTGCAACGGGGTGGTACTAAGGAGCTTGTGATTAAGATGATGATATTATGCGGTTTTAGaaaatgttgatggattgagggagctgatccttgaggaggctcacagttctcgcTAATCATTCACCTAGGTGTCatgaagatgtaccgtgacttgaaatTGCACTATTGGCcgcggaagatgaagaaagatattgctgcttatgtctctcggtgtttgaattgtcaacaagtgaagtatgagcatcaaaaacTGGGTAGGTTGATTAGGAGATTGAAGATACCGGAGTGAAAGTAGGAGtgcatcactatagattttgtggtaggcttaccacagaCTTGAGAAAatatgatgcagtttgggttattatgAACCGGTTgtgtccgcacacttcattctggtaatgacttcctattcttcagaaCGGTTGGCTCAAATTTATTCGAGAGATTATTCGCTTGCACGGTGTACCTATTTTCATAATTTCTGACTGAGGTGTGCAATttacattgcatttttggagagccgtgcaacgtgagttgggcacgcgggttgagttgagtaccgtatttcatcctcagatgtaTGGACAGTCTAAGCGCACTATTCTGATATTGGAGGATATATAGTGGGCATGCTCTAAGGATTTTAGGGGTCAGTGGGACCGGTGTTTACCTCTAacggagttcgcctacaacaggagctatcagtcgagcatccagatagtgccgtatgaggccttatatggaggTGATGTCATTTGTCAATTAGTTGGTTTGAGCCCGATGTGGCTagattgttgggtactgatttggtccgtgatgctttggaaaaggttaaggtaattcaggagcgacttcgtacagctcagtccaggaaaaagtgttatgcggatcagaaggttggAGATCTGGCCTACATGGCGAGTGAGATGGTTCTTCTCCGAGTATCGCCTATAAAGGGTGTGATGCGATttggaaagaaaggcaagttgagacCGAGGTTTATTGGCTcgtttgagatcttggagagagttggggaggttgcttataggcttgcattgcctcctagcctagcaggggtacatccactatttcacattttcatGCTTCGAAATTACCATGAGTATATGTCACATGTTTTAGACTTTAGCACGGTGCAACTTGATGAAAATTTGACCTATGAGgaagagccagtggctattctaaACCGGCAGGTTCGTAAGTTGAGATCTAGGAGTTTTCCTTCTGtcaaagtgcaatggagaggtcagttgATTAAGGAGGCTACATGGGAGTCCGATTTCGATATACGgaatagatatccccacctttttaccagtccaggtacttttctgtgtccgtttgaggacgaatatttttttagaggtggagaatgtgacaaCTCGATAcgttattttgagtattagccTTAATATTTGTGTTTTGAGACCTCTCATAGctttatttgatatttcttgatttaCGTGTGTGGCCTGTGTCGCTTTTCGGAAAGCTCttatgtgaaattttaaagaaaataatttttttgacttaaaatgaggctagagttgaccatggtcaatatttttggtaaatgacTCTGGATCGATATTTTCACAATTTtagtaggtttgtatgatatttttggacttatatgcTCTCTTTGTTGGGATCCGAGGTGACCCGAACGCATTTCGGCGCATCATGTGAAAGATTGTGAAAATTGAGTcttaagttgaaatatttgagttttgatgatctattcttgttatttgatgttattttgatgatttgaggtagtgagcaagtttgtaggatgttattacacttgtgtgcatgttcgggTTGGAGCCTGAGGggttcggatgagtt
Encoded proteins:
- the LOC138907831 gene encoding uncharacterized protein; the protein is MPHHFGGFSGASYGGRGSFGIGHPTRPIQSVLKVSHNALGGRGSYGSHREQLAYTAPSAPVSALPIQSYRGGHSDELKELKEQLQDLLVKGFIRPSVVPWGAPVLFVKKKDRSMRMCIDYCYMPSFQSVSSGWTRLLFWAIFVPFEGSKVDPKKIEAIQNWPRPTSATEIHSFLGLASYYRRFLEGFLSISSPLTRWTKKGTLFRWSDECEVSFQKLKTALTTTPVLVLPTGSGSYTMYCDVLYVGLDAVLMQYSRLIAHASRQLKVHEKNYLVHNLELEAIVHALKIYRHYLKGVIWFEPDVARLLGTDLVRDALEKVKVIQERLRTAQSRKKCYADQKVGDLAYMASEMVLLRVSPIKGVMRFGKKGKLRPRFIGSFEILERVGEVAYRLALPPSLAGVHPLFHIFMLRNYHEYMSHVLDFSTVQLDENLTYEEEPVAILNRQVRKLRSRSFPSVKVQWRGQLIKEATWESDFDIRNRYPHLFTSPDSVGLEACSKGKAMVDY